A stretch of Pseudomonadota bacterium DNA encodes these proteins:
- a CDS encoding response regulator, whose translation MNQTEPEPKKIMIVDDNKDSRELALKVLQARGYIISEAVDGEDALAKIPLIKPDLILMDISLPKIDGYEVTRRLKNNPEFRNTPIIALTAHAMKGDREKALDAGCDGYIPKPINVRELPEQIRLFL comes from the coding sequence ATGAACCAGACCGAACCTGAACCCAAAAAAATCATGATCGTCGATGACAACAAGGACAGTCGGGAACTTGCACTTAAAGTCCTTCAGGCTCGCGGCTACATCATATCCGAAGCAGTGGACGGCGAGGATGCTCTGGCAAAGATTCCATTGATAAAGCCGGATCTCATCCTCATGGACATTTCGCTTCCAAAAATTGATGGGTATGAAGTAACCAGAAGACTGAAAAACAACCCTGAGTTCCGAAATACCCCGATCATTGCGCTCACTGCCCACGCCATGAAAGGCGATCGGGAAAAGGCACTGGATGCCGGATGTGACGGATATATTCCAAAGCCGATAAATGTACGTGAACTGCCGGAACAGATACGTTTATTTCTTTAA
- a CDS encoding response regulator: MKINQSILIIDDTVDTVELLTKRLRADGYITHGAYDGFQGLKSVKEHNPDLVVLDVMMPLLDGFEVCNRLKSDPETRNIPILLLTAKSEIPDKVRGFDFGADGYITKPFDYKEVSAKIRSLLAKSLETRRTAEEEKNEALETLVDEISHEIRNPLVAIGGFARRVQKNLDEDDPNKKYLNIILQNVEVLEKMVTALVGLKSAALSLFELTDIHNVIGKAIDLNSEKIDQGGITIHTDFIETCPQVQADSENLTRALSNIIENSIEAMSGATRTLDIRTQIQEGNLLIRICDTGKGISRERLKNIYDPFVSSKIYGPGLGLTFVLKTIKNHKGSIKVESEEGKGTCFSIRLPLPDAS, from the coding sequence GTGAAAATCAACCAATCCATACTGATCATCGATGACACGGTTGATACCGTTGAGCTGCTGACAAAACGCCTCCGTGCCGACGGCTATATAACCCATGGAGCCTATGACGGCTTTCAAGGGCTCAAGAGTGTAAAAGAACACAATCCAGACCTGGTGGTTCTTGATGTCATGATGCCCCTGCTTGACGGATTTGAGGTATGTAACAGGCTTAAATCAGATCCGGAAACCAGAAATATTCCGATACTTCTGCTCACCGCCAAAAGTGAAATCCCCGATAAAGTCAGGGGATTTGATTTCGGGGCTGACGGATATATAACCAAGCCCTTTGATTACAAGGAAGTCTCTGCAAAAATCAGATCGCTTCTTGCTAAGAGCCTAGAAACCAGGCGAACAGCTGAAGAAGAAAAAAACGAGGCACTGGAAACTCTGGTTGATGAAATATCCCATGAAATCCGCAACCCGCTGGTGGCGATCGGCGGGTTTGCACGTAGGGTTCAAAAAAACCTGGATGAAGACGATCCCAACAAAAAGTACCTGAATATTATCCTGCAGAATGTTGAAGTCCTTGAAAAAATGGTCACCGCCCTGGTTGGCCTAAAAAGCGCGGCCCTTTCGCTGTTTGAACTAACAGACATTCACAATGTCATCGGCAAGGCCATCGATCTGAATTCAGAAAAAATCGACCAGGGCGGCATAACCATTCATACTGATTTTATTGAGACATGCCCCCAGGTCCAGGCAGATTCCGAAAACCTGACCAGGGCGCTTTCAAACATCATTGAAAACTCCATAGAAGCGATGTCCGGAGCAACAAGAACCCTCGATATCAGAACGCAGATACAGGAGGGTAATTTATTAATCCGGATATGCGACACCGGCAAAGGCATCTCCCGCGAACGCCTGAAAAATATATACGATCCCTTTGTATCCTCTAAAATTTACGGGCCGGGTCTTGGCCTGACTTTTGTCCTCAAAACCATCAAGAATCACAAGGGGTCGATTAAGGTGGAGAGCGAGGAGGGCAAAGGAACTTGCTTTTCAATACGGCTTCCCTTGCCCGATGCCTCCTGA
- a CDS encoding cytochrome c family protein: MKIVGIAGLMFLLGIVLLSVTVSIAEDRGPETMNFKERFKFTGTKDPVIFKHWEHQENLEKKCSNCHLKEEGGGKLKVELIQFEGVRNDFHNKFCWPCHRSMDVPKGASCKTCHQ; encoded by the coding sequence ATGAAAATCGTCGGAATTGCCGGATTGATGTTTCTGCTTGGAATTGTATTGCTGTCAGTCACCGTTTCAATAGCCGAAGACCGGGGGCCTGAAACCATGAATTTCAAGGAGCGTTTTAAATTCACCGGTACCAAGGATCCTGTTATTTTCAAACATTGGGAGCATCAGGAAAATCTTGAAAAAAAATGTTCCAACTGTCATCTGAAAGAGGAAGGAGGCGGCAAGCTCAAAGTGGAATTGATCCAATTTGAAGGGGTCAGGAATGATTTTCATAATAAATTCTGCTGGCCCTGCCACAGATCAATGGATGTGCCCAAGGGCGCGAGCTGCAAAACCTGTCATCAATAG
- a CDS encoding twin-arginine translocase TatA/TatE family subunit — MFGLGTPELIVILGIAFLVFGGKKLPEIGAGLGKGIKSFKKGLRDVEENVPGVKEVSEIKEQVDKVKDLGRLAGKS, encoded by the coding sequence ATGTTTGGATTAGGGACACCTGAATTAATCGTTATTCTCGGTATTGCATTTCTGGTATTCGGCGGGAAGAAGCTTCCTGAAATTGGCGCTGGTCTCGGAAAAGGCATAAAATCATTCAAGAAGGGCCTTCGTGACGTTGAAGAGAATGTTCCCGGGGTAAAAGAGGTTTCTGAAATCAAGGAGCAAGTCGATAAAGTAAAGGACTTGGGGAGACTGGCGGGGAAAAGTTAA
- the tatA gene encoding twin-arginine translocase TatA/TatE family subunit produces MFGLGMPELIVILVIIVIIFGAGKLPEIGSGIGKGIKNFKKATKDEEDAEKIEDKKEDGSA; encoded by the coding sequence ATGTTTGGCCTTGGAATGCCTGAACTTATAGTAATTCTTGTAATTATCGTAATTATCTTTGGCGCCGGTAAACTCCCGGAGATCGGGTCTGGAATCGGCAAAGGAATTAAGAATTTCAAGAAAGCAACGAAAGACGAAGAAGATGCGGAAAAAATCGAAGACAAGAAAGAAGATGGTTCCGCGTAA
- a CDS encoding response regulator: MTAKKNTIKTRDASCLPKHDTVKYQKQYAELKEADDQKQFLLNSSRESIMLLDRDLNVTWANSTALDPMALKLEEIIGSPCFKVFAGKNKPCRGCPCPDALNDDSIKNSIIWYPDKRTNIDSCWDHWAVPVKNDTGEITHIAVTARNITEKAKLQDELHYNEQFRNIITSISTQFISLSTDKIDKGINQALQTIGKFSGVDRAYVFQFTDDSKKIISNTHEWCAPGIAPQIDILKQLQASSFPWIFEQLSKIESIHIPDVSSLPPEADAEKNKYQSLGIQSLNNIPMVSGDNFIGFIGFDSVRIRKTWSTGTIDLLKIVAGVFSNILERKRREEKIQQSEEQLKLAMDATGLGMWNINLTSGKGFIDDQGASIFGYQPGEIGNNIKSWEKLLHPNDKNRILDALSVHLEGNTSFLESEIRVLTKSEEYQWIFISGKITDWDQQGMPLRIMGTYRDITKQKKDEKDLRMSQKMEAIGTLAGGISHNFNNILTGIIGYAKLATFHTSEDNPIHNHMQEIIKASKRAARLVEQIQTFSRQSEQEKKPLLLQPLIKESLKMLRGALPTTIQINQNISADCGPVFADVSQMHQVIMNLCTNAYGAMREKSGVLEVGLEKVEITANSLSKYPDLPVGHYCCLTFKDNGHGMDRKTIDRIFEPYFTTKNGDEGIGLGLATVHGIVTAGGGAVSVKSKPEKGSTFNVYWPLIPMPSSIKNDSKKMHLPTISKHILFVDDEEMLVALGELILKQIGCAVTSTCSSQEALKLFADDPLKFDMLITDLTMPGMTGLDLSKEVLKIRPEMPIILSSGYNEDVNRAKAMEVGVRQFVKKPLAIEDMTETIWMVLSNKN, from the coding sequence ATGACTGCAAAAAAAAATACAATAAAAACCAGGGACGCATCCTGCTTACCAAAGCACGATACGGTAAAATATCAGAAGCAATATGCAGAACTTAAAGAGGCAGACGACCAAAAACAATTCCTTCTCAACTCTTCCAGAGAGAGTATCATGCTTCTTGACAGAGACCTGAATGTCACGTGGGCGAACAGCACAGCCCTCGACCCCATGGCTCTCAAACTAGAAGAAATAATCGGTTCTCCCTGCTTTAAAGTTTTTGCCGGCAAAAACAAACCGTGCCGCGGATGTCCCTGCCCTGATGCCCTTAATGATGACAGCATCAAAAACAGTATAATCTGGTACCCGGACAAAAGAACCAACATCGATTCATGCTGGGACCATTGGGCGGTTCCGGTAAAAAACGATACAGGAGAAATAACCCATATCGCCGTAACCGCACGGAACATCACAGAAAAGGCCAAACTACAGGATGAGCTTCACTATAACGAACAGTTCAGGAATATAATCACCTCCATCTCCACTCAGTTCATCAGTCTTTCCACGGATAAAATCGACAAAGGCATTAATCAGGCACTACAAACCATCGGCAAATTTTCCGGGGTTGACAGGGCTTATGTTTTTCAATTCACCGATGACTCGAAAAAAATAATCAGCAATACCCACGAGTGGTGCGCCCCCGGGATTGCCCCGCAAATTGACATCCTGAAACAATTGCAGGCTTCTTCATTCCCCTGGATTTTCGAACAGCTTTCAAAAATTGAATCCATCCATATCCCTGATGTCAGCTCCCTTCCACCGGAAGCAGATGCTGAAAAAAACAAGTATCAGTCCCTTGGCATCCAATCCCTGAATAATATTCCCATGGTAAGCGGTGACAATTTTATCGGCTTCATCGGTTTTGACTCGGTGCGTATTCGGAAAACCTGGTCCACCGGGACGATTGATCTGTTGAAAATTGTTGCGGGCGTATTCTCGAACATCCTTGAGCGCAAGCGCCGGGAAGAAAAAATTCAGCAGAGTGAAGAGCAGCTCAAACTTGCAATGGATGCCACCGGACTCGGCATGTGGAATATCAACCTGACGTCAGGCAAAGGATTCATTGACGATCAGGGTGCTTCCATCTTCGGTTATCAGCCAGGAGAGATCGGCAACAACATCAAATCCTGGGAGAAACTGCTGCACCCCAACGATAAAAATCGCATTCTTGATGCCCTGAGTGTCCACCTCGAGGGCAATACCTCTTTCCTGGAGTCTGAAATCCGGGTCCTGACCAAATCAGAAGAGTATCAATGGATCTTCATCAGCGGCAAAATTACCGACTGGGATCAACAAGGTATGCCTTTAAGAATCATGGGCACTTACCGGGACATAACCAAGCAGAAAAAAGATGAAAAAGATCTTCGCATGTCCCAGAAAATGGAAGCCATTGGCACCCTGGCTGGCGGAATTTCTCATAATTTCAATAACATCCTCACCGGAATTATCGGTTATGCGAAATTGGCGACGTTTCACACTTCCGAGGACAACCCGATCCACAACCACATGCAGGAAATAATCAAGGCGAGCAAAAGAGCGGCGCGCCTCGTGGAACAGATCCAGACCTTCAGCAGGCAAAGCGAACAGGAGAAAAAACCCTTGCTGTTGCAGCCCCTCATCAAAGAGTCATTGAAAATGCTTCGGGGGGCATTGCCCACCACCATCCAAATCAACCAAAATATTTCCGCCGACTGCGGTCCGGTATTTGCTGATGTCAGCCAGATGCATCAGGTAATCATGAATCTCTGCACCAATGCCTACGGCGCAATGCGGGAAAAAAGCGGAGTCCTTGAGGTTGGACTTGAAAAGGTGGAAATCACCGCAAATTCCCTGTCAAAATATCCTGATTTACCTGTGGGGCATTACTGCTGCCTCACTTTCAAAGATAACGGCCACGGCATGGACAGAAAAACCATCGACCGCATATTCGAACCTTATTTTACCACCAAAAATGGCGATGAAGGAATCGGCCTGGGGCTTGCAACCGTGCATGGCATTGTGACGGCCGGAGGCGGGGCTGTAAGCGTCAAAAGCAAGCCGGAAAAGGGGTCGACCTTTAATGTCTACTGGCCGCTGATTCCCATGCCATCCAGCATAAAAAATGACTCCAAGAAAATGCATTTGCCCACAATAAGCAAGCATATCCTTTTTGTGGACGACGAAGAAATGCTCGTGGCGCTTGGCGAATTGATTTTAAAACAAATCGGCTGCGCAGTCACTTCAACCTGCAGCAGTCAGGAAGCCCTCAAACTTTTCGCAGATGATCCACTTAAATTTGATATGCTCATAACCGATCTCACCATGCCGGGAATGACCGGCCTTGATTTATCAAAAGAGGTTTTGAAAATCCGCCCGGAAATGCCGATCATTCTTTCGTCAGGGTACAATGAAGATGTCAACCGGGCAAAGGCCATGGAAGTGGGAGTTCGTCAGTTTGTCAAAAAACCTCTTGCCATTGAAGACATGACCGAAACAATCTGGATGGTTCTCAGCAACAAAAATTAA
- the aroE gene encoding shikimate dehydrogenase: MKNVRAINTSTKICAIIGNPVGHSLSPAIHNAAFAELDLNFVYVAHRVENVKDALAGMRALENFRGMSVTIPHKIEAMKHVDEVVEVDRRIGSINTIINDNGRLTGLGTDGPGALKSIIDAGVDLTGKNVLMLGAGGAARAIAFTLAMDSGLKELKLLDIDSALLEGLTADLRAGSKASIKSAQMNEKTLATAMETADLVIHCTPIGMHPKVDASLVPEDLFRIGQVVFDIVYTPLETKLLKGAKNKGLQTISGVDMFINQAVLQFEQFTGVDAPVEVMRRVVLEHLAK, encoded by the coding sequence ATGAAAAATGTACGAGCAATAAACACCAGCACGAAAATCTGTGCAATAATCGGCAATCCCGTTGGCCACAGTCTTTCACCGGCCATACATAATGCGGCTTTTGCCGAATTGGATTTGAACTTTGTCTATGTCGCCCATCGTGTCGAAAATGTGAAAGACGCCCTTGCTGGCATGCGGGCTCTTGAAAATTTCCGCGGCATGAGTGTGACAATTCCTCATAAAATCGAAGCCATGAAGCATGTTGACGAAGTTGTTGAAGTGGATCGCCGCATCGGCTCGATCAATACGATAATCAATGATAACGGCAGATTGACCGGACTCGGTACAGACGGCCCCGGAGCGTTGAAATCGATTATTGATGCCGGGGTTGACTTGACCGGAAAAAACGTACTGATGCTCGGTGCGGGAGGCGCTGCACGGGCCATAGCCTTCACCCTGGCCATGGACTCCGGGCTGAAAGAATTGAAACTTCTGGATATTGATTCCGCCCTGCTTGAAGGATTAACCGCTGATTTGCGCGCCGGGTCCAAAGCCTCGATCAAATCGGCACAAATGAACGAGAAAACCCTTGCCACAGCCATGGAGACCGCCGACCTCGTCATCCATTGTACGCCAATCGGCATGCACCCGAAAGTGGACGCTTCGCTGGTACCGGAAGACCTTTTCAGGATCGGGCAGGTTGTTTTTGATATCGTCTATACCCCTCTTGAGACGAAATTATTGAAAGGCGCTAAAAACAAAGGCCTTCAAACTATTTCAGGAGTGGATATGTTTATCAATCAGGCAGTTTTACAGTTTGAACAATTCACCGGAGTTGACGCCCCAGTTGAGGTCATGCGCCGGGTTGTACTGGAGCATCTTGCAAAATGA
- a CDS encoding shikimate kinase, producing the protein MNIVLIGYRGTGKSVVGEILAKRLNMERIGMDAEIVNRAGMPIPQIVKKHGWPGFRDMESQLAKDLANQDNLIIDTGGGVIERRENIDNLKKNAIIFWLTASVDVIIARIQDDTQRPALVEGKTFTEEIAEVLERRTPIYKSSAHYEIDTDILPPEQIADRIIDILKAQ; encoded by the coding sequence ATGAATATCGTATTGATCGGTTATCGTGGAACCGGCAAAAGCGTAGTCGGTGAAATTCTTGCCAAACGCCTGAATATGGAACGCATTGGAATGGATGCCGAGATCGTCAATCGCGCCGGAATGCCCATACCCCAAATCGTCAAGAAACACGGCTGGCCGGGATTTCGTGATATGGAGTCACAACTGGCCAAGGACCTTGCCAACCAGGACAACCTGATTATCGACACCGGCGGCGGGGTTATTGAACGCCGTGAAAATATCGACAACCTCAAAAAAAATGCAATCATCTTCTGGCTTACGGCTTCAGTTGATGTAATTATTGCACGAATACAAGACGATACGCAACGACCGGCCCTTGTGGAAGGCAAAACCTTTACCGAGGAAATAGCCGAGGTGCTTGAGCGACGAACCCCTATCTATAAAAGCTCCGCTCACTACGAAATTGATACAGACATCTTACCTCCCGAACAGATCGCCGACAGGATAATCGACATCTTAAAAGCTCAATAG
- a CDS encoding PilZ domain-containing protein — protein sequence MSSSERRDRQRVPAKFEVNFIHKGDYLISFSENISVDGIFLYTENPPKLGETTKLQFSVGDLKNEIVLAKVMWVNHAETSDDKGVGLLFVNPSEDLRETILKIVNRVALFDEENL from the coding sequence ATGTCATCGTCAGAAAGAAGAGATCGGCAAAGGGTACCGGCAAAATTTGAAGTGAATTTCATCCATAAAGGCGATTATTTAATCTCCTTCAGTGAAAATATTTCTGTTGACGGGATATTTTTATATACCGAAAATCCGCCAAAACTCGGAGAAACCACAAAATTGCAGTTTTCAGTCGGCGACCTGAAAAATGAAATCGTTCTCGCAAAAGTAATGTGGGTCAATCATGCTGAAACATCTGACGATAAAGGCGTAGGGTTACTGTTTGTCAACCCTTCGGAAGATCTGAGAGAAACCATCCTTAAAATTGTAAACCGGGTGGCGCTTTTTGACGAAGAAAATCTGTAA